The Pangasianodon hypophthalmus isolate fPanHyp1 chromosome 2, fPanHyp1.pri, whole genome shotgun sequence genome window below encodes:
- the atg4b gene encoding cysteine protease ATG4B, translating into MDAATLTYDTLRFGEFEDFPETSEPVWILGKQSNALTEKDEILSDITSRLWFTYRKNFQAIGGTGPTSDTGWGCMLRCGQMILAEALLRRHLGREWRWVRSQRPREEYMSILNAFIDKKDSYYSIHQIAQMGVGEGKSIGQWYGPNTVAQVLKKLAVFDTWSRLAVHVAMDNTVVIEEIKRLCMPWLDFERRGCADPLEMNGYMEGACAMALEDTAVWKPLVLLIPLRLGLSDINEAYIETLKQCFMMPQSLGVIGGKPNSAHYFIGYVGEELIYLDPHTTQPAVEPCENGEIQDDSYHCQHPPCRMHICELDPSIAVGFFCQTEDDFDDWCSHIRKISSYRGGLPMFELVDSQPSHLINTEAINLTPDFSDSDRLERFFDSEDEEFEILSL; encoded by the exons ATGGATGCGG CTACTCTTACCTATGACACACTACGATTTGGGGAGTTTGAGGATTTCCCAGAGACATCCGAGCCTGTCTGGATTCTGGGCAAACAGTCCAATGCTCTGACAG AGAAGGATGAGATTCTGTCGGACATTACTTCACGCTTGTGGTTCACCTACAGAAAGAATTTCCAGGCAATTG GAGGGACAGGGCCTACATCTGACACGGGCTGGGGTTGCATGCTGCGATGTGGACAGATGATTCTTGCTGAAGCGTTGCTCCGTAGACACCTGGGTCGTG agTGGAGATGGGTACGAAGTCAGCGGCCAAGAGAGGAGTACATGAGCATCCTCAATGCTTTCATAGACAAGAAGGACAGCTACTACTCTATTCACCAGATAG CTCAGATGGGAGTGGGAGAGGGCAAATCCATAGGCCAGTGGTATGGCCCGAATACAGTGGCACAAGTACTCAA GAAACTGGCAGTGTTTGACACATGGAGCCGATTGGCAGTTCACGTGGCCATGGACAACACTGTGGTAATCGAGGAAATCA AGAGGTTGTGTATGCCATGGTTGGACTTTGAGAGGAGAGGGTGTGCAGATCCTCTGGAGATGAACGGGTATATGGAGGGGGCATGTGCCATGGCTTtggaagacacagctgtgtggAAACCACTTGTGCTGCTCATCCCCCTGCGTCTGGGCCTCAGCGACATCAATGAGGCCTACATTGAAACTCTAAAG CAATGCTTCATGATGCCTCAGTCTTTAGGGGTTATTGGTGGGAAGCCTAACAGTGCCCATTACTTTATCGGCTATGTTG GTGAGGAGCTCATATACCTGGACCCCCATACAACTCAGCCGGCTGTGGAGCCATGTGAAAACGGAGAGATTCAGGATGACTCCTATCACTGCCAGCACCCACCATGTCGCATGCACATCTGTGAGCTCGACCCATCCATAGCTGTT GGCTTCTTCTGTCAAACGGAGGACGACTTTGATGATTGGTGTTCACATATTCGAAAA ATATCGAGCTATAGAGGAGGTCTTCCCATGTTCGAACTTGTAGACAGTCAGCCATCACATCTAATCAACACTGAAGCCATTAATCTCACTCCCG ATTTCTCAGATTCGGACCGGCTTGAGCGTTTCTTTGACTCTGAAGATGAGGAGTTTGAGATCCTGTCTTTGtaa
- the dtymk gene encoding thymidylate kinase — translation MSCRRGALIVLEGVDKAGKTTQCKKLVHALQQSGRAAEMMRFPDRTTQIGQLISSYLEKKNNLEDHTIHLLFSANRWELVPLMKKKLEQGITLVVDRYAFSGVAFTSAKPDFSLEWCKYPDVGLPKPDLVMFLQLNPSVAAERGEFGTERYETSTFQRTVQQRFEQLMKDPSVNWKVIDATRSIEVVHNDINVLCENTINTCETLPIGELWK, via the exons ATGTCTTGTAGAAGAGGAGCTTTAATCGTGCTGGAGGGAGTGGACAAAGCCGGAAAAACCACCCAGTGTAAGAAGCTTGTTCATGCTCTGCAGCAGAGTGGACGAGCCGCTGAGATGATGAGATTCCCTG acagaacaacacagatTGGGCAGCTGATCAGTTCATACCTGGAGAAAAAGAACAACCTGGAGGACCACACCATACACCTGCTCTTTTCTGCAAACCGCTGGGAGTTGGT GCCGCTAATGAAGAAGAAGCTGGAGCAGGGAATCACCCTGGTGGTGGATCGCTATGCTTTTTCTGGAGTGGCTTTCACCAGTGCCAAACCT GACTTCTCTCTGGAGTGGTGTAAATATCCTGATGTGGGTCTGCCAAAGCCAGACCTTGTGATGTTCCTGCAGCTGAACCCCAGCGTAGCAGCTGAACGTGGGGAGTTTGGAACAGAGCGATACGAGACCAGCACTTTTCAGCGTACAGTACAACAGAGGTTCGAACAACTTATGAAGGACCCATCAGTTAACTGGAAG GTGATTGATGCAACCAGGAGCATAGAAGTAGTACACAATGATATTAACGTGCTGTGTGAGAACACAATTAATACATGTGAGACTCTGCCAATTGGAGAACTCTGGAAATGA